One window from the genome of Methylomarinovum caldicuralii encodes:
- a CDS encoding DUF4845 domain-containing protein yields the protein MRNPSHQRGMTLIGLIFVLAIFGFFVLLILKIGPIYLEHFKVVGSLKSLQETPELARKSRREIRSLLEKRLDINMVENVAPEDIVVRKEDGVVTVEVSYEVEKPVLANLSVVAYFDDRIEAGGAP from the coding sequence ATGAGAAATCCATCCCATCAGCGGGGCATGACCCTGATCGGCCTGATCTTCGTCCTTGCGATCTTCGGCTTCTTCGTCCTGCTGATCCTGAAGATCGGGCCCATTTATCTGGAGCATTTCAAGGTGGTCGGATCGCTGAAGTCCCTGCAGGAGACGCCGGAGCTGGCCAGAAAGTCCCGGCGGGAGATCCGCAGCCTGCTGGAAAAGCGCCTTGACATCAACATGGTGGAAAACGTCGCCCCCGAGGACATCGTGGTCAGGAAGGAAGACGGGGTGGTCACGGTGGAAGTCAGCTACGAGGTGGAAAAACCGGTGCTGGCCAACCTCAGCGTGGTCGCCTATTTCGACGACCGGATCGAAGCCGGCGGCGCGCCGTGA
- the rnc gene encoding ribonuclease III, protein MSKDMQRFCRRLGLPFQHPELLREALTHRSAGSRNNERLEFLGDAVLGFVIAHELFHRFPKAREGELSRMRASLVNQASLAEIARELALGDWLILGPGELKSGGFRRDSILSDALEAIIGALLEDQGFEACRRWILERFAARLARLEAGKWQKDPKTRLQELLQGRGLPLPRYELVSQSGPPHDQHFEVVCHLEPLAQPCRGTGSSRKQAEQQAAAQALEKLSQELDKAS, encoded by the coding sequence GTGAGCAAGGATATGCAACGTTTCTGCCGCCGTCTCGGGCTGCCTTTCCAGCATCCCGAGTTGCTGCGCGAGGCCCTGACCCACCGCAGCGCCGGTTCCCGCAACAACGAGCGCCTGGAGTTCCTCGGGGATGCGGTGCTCGGTTTCGTTATCGCCCACGAGCTGTTCCACCGCTTTCCCAAGGCCCGGGAAGGGGAGCTGAGCCGCATGCGCGCCAGTTTGGTCAATCAGGCCAGTCTGGCGGAGATCGCCCGGGAGCTGGCGCTGGGCGACTGGCTGATCCTGGGGCCGGGGGAGCTGAAAAGCGGCGGTTTCCGCCGCGATTCCATCCTCTCCGACGCCCTGGAGGCGATCATCGGCGCGCTGCTGGAGGATCAGGGCTTCGAAGCCTGCCGGCGCTGGATCCTGGAGCGCTTCGCCGCCAGGCTGGCCCGTCTCGAGGCGGGGAAGTGGCAGAAGGACCCCAAGACCCGCCTGCAGGAATTGCTGCAGGGACGGGGCCTGCCGCTGCCGCGCTACGAACTGGTGTCCCAGAGCGGCCCGCCCCACGACCAGCATTTTGAGGTAGTGTGCCACCTGGAACCGCTGGCGCAACCCTGCCGCGGTACCGGCAGCTCGAGAAAACAGGCAGAGCAACAGGCCGCGGCCCAGGCACTGGAAAAACTGTCCCAAGAACTGGATAAGGCATCATGA
- the era gene encoding GTPase Era: MKTGYVALIGRPNVGKSTLLNRLLGQKLSIVSRKPQTTRHRILGIKTGAEFQAVYVDTPGIHQGESRALNRYLNRAAASALVGVDVVVWLIDGKGFRKDDALVFEKLKTVKAPVILAINKIDKVKDKKTLLPLIAEAERRYPFAAIVPVSALAGDNVEALEQEIVARLPEGPPIYPEDQITDKPERFFAAEIIREKLLYYLGDEIPHRLTVEIDRFKEENGLTSIYAVIWVERESQKPIIIGRHGELLKKVGQQARLELEDFLDRKVYLNLWVKVKKGWSDDERLLKQLGYAD, translated from the coding sequence ATGAAAACCGGATATGTGGCGCTGATCGGCCGGCCCAATGTCGGCAAATCGACGCTGCTCAACCGCCTGCTGGGGCAGAAGCTCAGCATCGTCTCGCGCAAGCCCCAGACCACCCGTCACCGCATTCTCGGCATCAAGACCGGCGCCGAGTTCCAGGCCGTTTACGTGGATACGCCCGGCATCCACCAGGGCGAGTCGCGCGCCCTCAACCGCTATCTCAACAGGGCCGCCGCCTCCGCCCTGGTGGGGGTGGACGTGGTGGTCTGGCTCATCGACGGCAAAGGGTTCCGCAAGGACGACGCCCTGGTGTTCGAAAAACTGAAGACGGTCAAGGCGCCGGTGATTCTGGCGATCAACAAGATCGACAAGGTCAAGGACAAAAAGACCTTGCTGCCCCTGATCGCCGAGGCGGAGCGGCGTTATCCCTTCGCCGCGATCGTGCCCGTCTCCGCCCTGGCCGGCGACAACGTCGAGGCCCTGGAACAGGAAATCGTCGCGCGTCTTCCGGAAGGCCCGCCCATCTATCCCGAAGACCAGATCACCGACAAGCCGGAGCGTTTCTTCGCCGCCGAAATCATCCGCGAGAAACTGCTGTACTACCTAGGCGACGAGATTCCCCACCGGCTGACGGTGGAAATCGACCGGTTCAAGGAGGAGAACGGCCTGACTTCCATCTATGCGGTCATCTGGGTGGAGCGGGAAAGCCAGAAACCCATCATCATCGGCCGCCACGGCGAGCTGCTGAAGAAGGTCGGCCAGCAGGCCCGGCTGGAGCTGGAGGACTTCCTGGACCGCAAGGTCTATCTGAACCTGTGGGTCAAGGTCAAGAAGGGCTGGTCCGACGACGAACGGCTGCTCAAGCAACTGGGCTACGCCGACTGA
- the recO gene encoding DNA repair protein RecO — MDWHEGFVLRRRPWRETSLWLEAFTREAGKVALIARGARRRKRAPIALEPFQPLALRWRGRGEPATLTAAEAAGPPLRLDGTGLYCGFYLNELLSRLLARDDPHPALFDVYLETLKALAGGEVERPLRRFELRLLGEIGYAPLLDHEVEYARPVVAAARYRYLPDQGPVADPAGWLQGRTLLALARDALDDGEVRRQAKRLLRLLLDHRLQGRPLQSRRLFQTMVKKHEP; from the coding sequence TTGGACTGGCACGAGGGTTTCGTCCTCCGCCGCCGCCCCTGGCGGGAAACCAGCCTGTGGCTCGAAGCTTTCACGCGGGAGGCCGGCAAGGTGGCGCTGATCGCCCGGGGAGCGCGGCGCCGCAAGCGCGCTCCAATCGCCCTGGAGCCGTTCCAGCCGCTGGCGCTGCGCTGGCGGGGACGGGGGGAGCCGGCCACCCTGACCGCCGCCGAAGCCGCCGGGCCGCCGCTGCGCCTCGACGGGACCGGCCTTTACTGCGGTTTCTATCTCAACGAACTGCTGAGCCGGCTGCTGGCGCGTGACGATCCCCATCCGGCGCTGTTCGACGTTTATCTTGAGACTCTGAAGGCTTTGGCCGGCGGAGAGGTGGAGCGGCCGCTGCGCCGTTTCGAGCTGCGGTTGCTGGGGGAAATCGGCTACGCGCCGCTGCTCGACCATGAGGTAGAATATGCCCGCCCGGTGGTGGCCGCCGCCCGTTACCGCTATCTGCCCGATCAGGGGCCGGTGGCCGATCCGGCGGGCTGGCTGCAGGGCCGGACCCTGCTGGCCCTGGCGCGGGACGCGCTGGATGACGGGGAAGTCCGGCGCCAGGCGAAACGGCTGTTGCGCCTGCTGCTCGACCACCGCCTGCAGGGCAGGCCGCTGCAAAGCCGCCGACTGTTCCAAACCATGGTGA